From Trypanosoma brucei gambiense DAL972 chromosome 5, complete sequence:
GTTAatgtttattctttttccttataAACGCGCCCTATAGAGCTATACATAAGATATTTTAAACATATTTAGCGAttttattattcttcttttcacggTAAAGTATTGTGACCAGTGGTTTCAAAACACTCCTTCATAAAATATTATGTTGTTTCACACAAATTTTGACCTTTCTTATTATACCTGATGTGAGGAATAATTTGACATTACCTTACACTTACACAAACTTTTCCGAAtgcttctgcttctttttacttttaattTAGAGTTAGACGTTATAAGCTACCACCAGATTAATAAATACTATATGTgccattgttattgttgtgtctATCATTTTCTAATGGAGCTTTGCAGAATTATATTCTTCTGCATATCTTCTTGCTGTGTCGTGCTGTGGCATATTCTGTTATTTCATTCCGTGTTTTTGTTAattctttttcatcatttATCACTGCTTTTGCATGTAACGTAGCCAACCCCATTTTCCCTGCACATTGAACTCTGTTTCTAGCTTATATCCTCGTCCATAATATCCTCATATATGAAGACACCCATCTTCGCGTTTGCGCCTGAGCATACGCATATTATATCTACCCCCTTCCTATCTCTTTCTGCTTTTactttaataatatttctcTTCCACTCCATTTTCATCTCGCTTACTATtccactcactcactcactcagtTACCAGCACGAATCCCTTGCCACTGCTTTGACTGCTTCTCTTCCCCTGCTCATTTTGTCCTCACCAATACGTTTATTGCGATATTAAAATATTCACACTCACatcactctcctattattattatcgtctTTAATATGTATTAAAGCAAAAGAATGAATCAAAAGAGTAAATAAGGGTAACCCTAATTTTTAATACACTATGATAATAGTATCGTGAAGGTGTTGGACACAGTAAAACACTTTTATACAttacatattttttaaaatttcatTCTTTCAATATTTAAGAAATTTTGCAAAGTTTCATCAAAAAAGTGTTGAAATATATCCAATGTTAGCAAATTTAGTAAATTCTCAAAAAATGTTAAAGTTTCATAAGTTTTATtagttttaaaaaataaaacaaatctccttataataataaaatgctataaaatgtacaaaagcagcagccatacttagagccaatttcttattgacgagaaaactggaagagcAGGATTTGAAACCTTTTATCACCTCAACTTGCATCATCTCCTTTTCAGCCacaaaatttgttttttcctacTGGTTTGGGACCGTCAGCAGCCTCACATTCCGTATGTGTATTAAGATCAGCACATGTCTTTCCATTCTTATTTTCCCCATCATTCCCTCCTTCTTagtttgcttcttttgctgcttttttgtttatcttcCCCACTCAACGTGCACTTTTTGCAGTCGTCGGTTTTCGGTTTGAAAACGGACCGCTAGCAGTTGAGCGGCCTCAGCTGTTGGGTTACAGCGACAGATTGTGTAGCCGCTCTTTGATTTCTGATTTTGATAATTGGCCATCCCCCAaatgtttgtattttttccttattttccctttaaaAGCAAATCGTTTCGCGCAGGGAAGCTCCCACGCGCCAGCCTATAACGAAAGATTTAGGCTGCTCGCAGCCCAAAACTCAGAATTTAAGTGCATAAAAGCTCAAAAAGTTAAATCGCAACAATTTGCTAGTGATGTGGATGCGACTACTTTAAACAAGGATGTTTGCTGCATGAATAAGGGTTAAGGTTGTCATAAAAAAAAGCCGCTGCAtcattaaaataaaaatcaaatcacgaaaaaaaaccaNNNNNNNNNNNNNNNNNNNNNNNNNNNNNNNNNNNNNNNNNNNNNNNNNNNNNNNNNNNNNNNNNNNNNNNNNNNNNNNNNNNNNNNNNNNNNNNNNNNNAAACGCTGGAAACCCGTGcacacagcaacaacggcTATTCGAAACTTTCGGATGCTGATATTAAAAAGGTAAAGGAAATATACGAAAAGGCGAAAGGTAAAGTGAGTGAACAACTCCCGAAAGCGAAAGAATTTGGCGAGGAAGCTGGAAAACGCCATCAGGAGGTGACCGAGGCAGCAAAGAGGGCGCGAGGATGGGGACTTGATGATGAGGGTCAAAACTCAAGTGGACTTCACCAGCTTTTAGAGTGGTACTGCGGAACGAAGGAAGATAATGCAAACAATCAGAAGTGTGATGGTGTTAAAGTAAAAGAACACTACTTAGGGCGGGAAAGGAACCCAATTGATTGCAAAGGAACGGGTTCTACAGTGCCGTTTTACCTGGATGTGACATCAGGGACGATGAAAGAGGCCTTAGAGAATTGGGAGAGGAAGAAGCCAAAAAGCGACGGTGAGCCAGTCAACAACAACTGGAAGGCCAACTACGACTCagctgtaaaaaaaatggaggaacTCGAAGAGTCACacgaaaaggggaaaaagacagTTAACGATGTATCTGGCTTTTATAATGCAGCGTACGCTCTTCATAGTGGATTGAGTGCAGGCAAGCCACTCAGCGAAGTTTTGGTCGAAGCCAAGGAAGCAAGCAGAAAGGGTGCAAAATTCACTAACCCTGGAGAAGCCGCTCCCGAAACCACACAGCGAGGGATTGGCACTTCAACTGGAGAGAGtggagcaacagaaacaacaggaggatcaacaacaatatcaacaggaacaggaacaACAAGTGGAACCGAACCAGAGGTCGTTGGAGCTGATGCGGACTTCGGTGACCTCCTGGAGACTAGTGATAGATCAGCACTAAGCAGTAAGATCAAGGAAAGCAAGGTAATACTTATGGCTGTTCTCATACCTGTCGCTATCCTCGCGATTATTACAGCTgtggtgcttgtgtttgtgagacGAAGAAGAGGTAATGCTGAAGATGTAATTGATGAGAAAGGTGAGGCAGTTTCTTCACCTGACAAAAAGGGTGGGGCAACCTCTCCATGTTACAGGAAGGAATGAATGATATTATCATCTCTTGCTTATTTTGCTTAGTTTAGGAAGGGCTAACCTCTGGAGAGgttaaaatttaaaaatttctcACCTGTTGCGGGAGAGGTTTCCCTTCCATTATATATGACATTTTTATTCCACCCTCCGTCCCCATCCcctcaaaataaaaataataataataaactatTTTTTCTGCAATAAATATTACGGGAGATGTGAAAATGGGTTGTATGTGCATATCTACAGCCCAAGCTGGCGTGAAGTAAAGGCGCATGTGTAGCacactcccccccccccttcatATGAAACAGTGCTTGTAAGATGTGCAATCTTCCCATCAAACAATTCAAAAATGTGGAGGTGTGGCCTGGCCATTTAGAAACGAATATATTTCCCCCTATTTATGGTGTAATAAGAAAATTCTTATTCCGTGAAGGGAATAGTGAGGTAAATAATCATATTTCGTATGCATTTTTAGTGAGACCTGCAGGGACCTGACACGGCTCATGAAACAATGGCGTCAGTGACAATATCTAATAAACTCATGGTCGATAAAAGACTGGGCATAAGGCAATGTGAAACTCACGCACTGTCAGGGTATAGGCAGGTTAAAGGGCTTGGGGCAATGTAAAGCCTTGAAGAGCTTTCTTGTGAATAATTGTGGCAGTATTAAAAGCTTTAGTATGTTCAGATATCATGAGAGTATAAGGGAAATACGAATTGATGAGTGTGAGCTCTTGCGTAATGTTGATGTGCGTGAAGCAAATAATCCTCTCAAACTGATCATTGAAAAGTGTAAAGCGTTGGAAGATGTATATGTGGGTGGATGTGTAAAGATGGAGGTTATTGATATTCGTGAATGTGTCGGCTTACAGAAGGTAAGAGGACTAAAACATGTGAAGGAATTGCGGGAATTGAATTTATCTGGGTGTCGAAACCTGCGAGAGATAACTGGAATACACAGATATGAAGACACGAGGTTGGAGAAACTGAATGTTAAGTGTTGTGAAAAGCTGGAGGATTTGAGATTTTTGAGATATTGCAGGGTGCTGAAGAGTATTGTGATTTCTGATAGTGTGGTTACACAAGAGAGCGTGAAGTTATTCAACTACAGGGTGGAAGTTGTCAGTGAAACAGAATACTATTCAAAACGTAGCGGTGACAATGACACCTCCCACTCAACTCATAATGAACAAGTTGTTAGGTAGCTAATTTATGAATGTTActatttgtttgttcataTCCAGTAATCATCACATCAAAAGGAAATACTTCTTTCATACAtgatatatgcatatgtgtaCTCACATCCCATGGAATTGGAAATAAGAGAAGCCATAAGCAACTACAAGTTGGTGTGGCAGAATATTTATCTTATCCTTCAGCAAAACTAGGAAACAAGGATATCAATAGGATATCTGAGAGTGGAAAGTTGTTACTGTTGGAATGATGTGATTGCCTTTGTAAGATAATATGATTATGAAGTGGAAGTAAAGATGATAACTGCGGTTGTATTGATGAAACTACAATAATGTTTGCTGATGATTCTATGAATAttgcttgtttctttttgtgcatAATTGCATTTATGTGGGAAAGTGAACTTGCTTGCGAAATATACACTAAAGAAGCGAAGTTTGATACAAGGGAAATATGATAAGGTATTCCTTGGTTGCGGTTACCTTTGCAGGTTTTTTGTTGGGAGTGGTGGAAGCAAGTGGGAAGACAAAGCTAAACAAGGAAGGTGCATTGGCGCTGTGTAAGCTAACGGATGTCGCTGATCTTGTTGCAACAAGAAGAGCAGATTATATCAAAGATAAAACTAAAGGCTTTGAGGAGGAACTAAAACTATGGTTGGATAGGTTGGAACGCTGGTTGAAAACGCTGCAGGACCCTGCACACAGTAACGATGGCTATTCGAAACTTTCGGACGCTGATACTAAAAAGGTGAAGGATATATACGAAAAGGCGAAAGGTAAAGTGAGTGAACAACTCCCGAAAGCGAAAGAATTTGGCGAGGAAGCTGGAAAACGCTGCCAGTCGGTGACTGAGGCAGCAAAGAAGGCACGGGGATGGGGACTTGATGATGAGAGTAAAAACTCAAGTGGACTTCACCAGCTTTTAGAATGGTACTGCGGAACgaagggagaaaatgcaAACAATCAGAAGTGTGATGGTGTTGAAATAAAAGAACACTACTTAGGGCGGGAAAGGAACCCAATTGATTGCAAAGGAACGGGCTATACAGCTGTGTTTTACCTAGATGTATCCTCGGGAACGATGAAACAAGCCTTAGAAGAatgggacaaaaaaaaaccggaAGCAACAGACCACGACCGCAACGCATGGAGGGCAGATTACACCAAAACGATGGATGAGCTAACGAAGCTCGAGGAATCGTATagcaaaggtaaaaagacTTGTGATGATGTATCTGGCTTTTACAATGCAGCGCATGTTGTTCATAGCGGGCTGAGTGCAGGCAAGCCACTCAGCGAAGTTTTGGTCGAAGCCAAGGAAGCAAGTAAAAGGGGTGCGAAAATTACAAACCCTGGAGGTGCCGCTCCCGAGGCCACACAGCGAGGGATTGGCACTTCAACTGGAGAGAGTGGGGCAACAGAGACAACAGGAggatcatcatcatcatcatcaacaggaacaggaacaACAAGCGGAACAGAATCAGAGGTTGGAGCTGATGCAGATTTTGGTGACCTCCTAGAGACTAGTGATAGATCAGCATTAAGCAGTAAGATCAAGGAGAGCAAGGTAATACTTATGGCTGTTCTCATACCTGTCGCTATCCTAGCGATTATTACAGCTgtggtgcttgtgtttgtgagacGAAGAAGAGGTAATGCTGAAGATGTAATTGATGAGAAAGGTGAGGCAGTTTCTTCATCTGACAAAAAGGGTGGGGCAACCTCTCCATGTTACAGGAAGGAATGACATTACCATCTCTTGCTTATTTTGCTTAGTTTAGGAAGGGCTAACCCCTGGAGAGgttaaaatttaaaaatttctcACCTGTTGCGGGAGAGGTTTCCCTTCCATTATATATGACATTTTTATTCCACCCTCCGTCCCCATCCcctcaaaataataataataataataaactatTTTTTCTGCAATAAATATTACGGGAGATGTGAAAATGGGTTGTATGTGCATATCTACAGCCCAAGCTGGCGTGAAGTAAAGGCGCATGTGTAGCACATTCCTCCCCCTCATATAAAACAGTGTTTGTAAGATGTGCAATTTTCTGACTAAATAATTTAAAGATGTGGAGGTTTGGTCTGGCCATTCAGAAATGAATGCATTTTCCCCTATTTTTGGTGTGATAAGAAAATATTCCGTGAAGGGAATAGTGAGGTAAATAATCATATTTCGTATGCATTTTTAGTGAGACCTGCAGGGACCTGACACGGCTCATGAAACAATGGCGTCAGTGACAATATCTAATAAACTCATGGTCGATAAAAGACTGGGCATAAGGCAATGTGAAACTCACGCACTGTTGGGATATAGGCAGGTTAAAGGGCTTGGGGAAATGTAAAGCCTTGAAGAGCTTTCTTGTGAGTAATTGTGGCAGTATTAAAAGCTTTAGTATGTTCAGATATCATGAGGGTATAAGAGAAATACGAATTGATGAGTGTGAGCTCTTGCGTAATGTTGATGTGCGTGAAGCAAATAATCTTCTCAAACTGTCCATTGAAAAGTGTAAAGCGTTGGAAGATGTATATGTGGGTGGATGTGTAAAGATGGAGGTTATTGATATTCGTGAATGTATCGGCTTACAGAAGGTAAGAGGACTAAAGCATGTGAAGGAATTGCGAGAATTGAATTTATCTGGGTGTCGAAACCTGCGAGAGATAACTGGAATACACAGGTATGAGGACACGAGGTTGGAGAAGCTGAATGTTAAGTGTTGTGAGAAGCTGGAGGATTTGAGATTTTTGAGATATTGTAGGGTGTTGAAGAGTATTGTGATTTCTGATAGTGTGGTTACACAGGAGAGGCTGAAATTATTCAACTACAGGGTGGAAGTTATCAGTGAAACAGAATACTATTCAAAACGTAGCGGTGACAATGACACCTCCCACTCAACTCATAACGACCAAGTTGTTAGGTAGCTAATTTATGAATGTTActatttgtttgttcataTCCAGTAATCATCATATCAAAAGGAAATACTTCTTTCATACAtgatatatgcatatgtgtaCTCACATCCCATGGAATTGGAAATAAGAGAAACCATGAGCAACTACAAGTTGGTGTGGCAGAATATTTATCTTATCCTTCAGCAAAACTAGGAAACAAGGATATCAATAGGATATCTGAGAGTGGAAAGTTGTTACTGTTGGAATGATGCAATTGCCTTTGTAAGATAATATGATTACGAAGTGGAAGCAAAGATGATAACTGCGGTTGTATTGATGAAACTACAATAATGTTTGCTGATGATTCTATGAATAttgcttgtttctttttgtgcatAATTGCATTTATGTGGGAAAGTGAACTGGCTTGCGAAATATACACTAAAGAAGCGAAGTTTGATACAAGGGAAATATGATAAGGTATTCCTTGGTTGCGGTTACCTTTGCAGGTTTACTGCTACGAGTGGTGGAAACAAATGAGGAAGCGAAGTTGAACAGAGAAGGTGCGTTGGCGCTGTGTAAGCTGACGGATCTTGCTAAAACtgtagaaaaaagaagggcagacaagataaaaaataaaaccgaAGGTTTTGCGGGTGATATACAGTGGTGGTTGGAAAGCTTGGAACGCTGGTTGAAAACGCTGCAGGACCCTGCACACAGTAACGATGGCTATTCGAAACTTTCGGACGCTGATACTAAAAAGGTGAAGGATATATACGAAAAGGCAAAGGATAAATTAAAGGAGAAGCTgccagaagcagaaaagtGGAGCGAGGAAGCGAAAAAACACTGCCAGGCTGTGACCGAGGCAGCAAAAAAGGCGCGAGGATGGGAACTTAATGATGAGGGCCAAAATTCCAGTGGACTTCACCAGGTTTTGGAGTGGTACTGcgggaagaagggagaaaatgcaCAAAGCACTAGCTGTGAAGGTATTACGTTCAAAACCCATTATTCAGGGACGGAAAGGAATACCATTGACTGTGAGGGAGTGGGTCACAAAACAACGCTTTATAGCGATATATCATCGGGGACGATGAAAGAAGCCTTAGACGattgggagaagaaaaaaacacaaggtAAAGAACCAGTCAAAAACAACTGGAGGACCAACTACGAGTCAGCTATACAAAAACTTAAGGAGCTAGAAGAGTCACACCATAAAGGTAAAAAGACTCATGATGATGTATCTGGCTTTTACAATGCAGCGTACGCTGTTCATAGCGGGCTGAGTGCAGGTAAGCCACTCAGCGAAGTTTTGGTCGAAGCCAAGGAAGCAAGTAAAAGGGGTGCGAAAATTACAAACCCTGGAGGTGCCGCTCCCGAGGCCACACAGCGAGGGATTGGCACTTCAACTGGAGAGAGTGGGGCAACAGAGACAACAGGAggatcatcatcatcatcatcaacaggaacaggaacaACAAGCGGAACAGAATCAGAGGTTGGAGCTGATGCAGATTTTGGTGACCTCCTAGAGACTAGTGATAGATCAGCATTAAGCAGTAAGATCAAGGAGAGCAAGGTAATACTTATGGCTGTTCTCATACCTGTCGCTATCCTAGCGATTATTACAGCTgtggtgcttgtgtttgtgagacGAAGAAGAGGTAATGCTGAAGATGTAATTGATGAGAAAGGTGAGGCAGTTTCTTCATCTGACAAAAAGGGTGGGGCAACCTCTCCATGTTACAGGAAGGAATGACATTACCATCTCTTGCTTATTTTGCTTAGTTTAGGAAGGGCTAACCCCTGGAGAGgttaaaatttaaaaatttctcACCTGTTGCGGGAGAGGTTTCCCTTCCATTATatatggttttttttttcctccctccccatcccctcaaaataataataataataaactcTTTTTTCTGCAATAAATATTACGGGAGATGTGAAAATGGGTTGTATGTGCATATCTACAGCCCAAGCTGGCGTGAAGTAAAGGCGCATGTGTAGCacactcccccccccccttcatATGAAACAGTGCTTGTAAGATGTGCAATCTTCCCATCAAACAATTCAAAAATGTGGAGGTGTGGCCTGGCCATTTAGAAACGAATATATTTCCCCCTATTTATGGTGTGATAAGAAAATATTCCGTGAAGGGAGTAGTGAGGTATATGGACATATTTCGTATGCATTTTTAGCGAGACGTGCAGGGACCTGACACGGCTCATGAAACAATTGCGTCAGTAACAATATTTAATAAACTCATGGTCGATAAAAAACTGGGTACAAGGCAATGTGAAACTCACGCACTGTTGGGATATAGGCAGGTTAAAGGGCTTGGGGAAATGTAAAGCCTTGAAGAGCTTTCTTGTGAGTAATTGTGGCAGTATTAAAAGCTTTAGTATGTTCAGATATCATGAGGGTATAAGAGAAATACGAATTGATGAGTGTGAGCTCTTGCGTAATGTTGATGTGCGTGAAGCAAATAATCTTCTCAAACTGTCCATTGAAAAGTGTAAAGCGTTGGAAGATGTATATGTGGGTGGATGTGTAAAGATGGAGGTTATTGATATTCGTGAATGTGTCGGCTTACAGAAGGTAAGAGGACTAAAGCATGTGAAGGAATTGCGAGAATTGAATTTATCTGGGTGTCGAAACCTGCGAGAGATAACTGGAATACACAGATATGAGGACACGAAGTTGCAGAGGCTGAATGTTAAGTGTTGTGAAAAGCTGGAGGATTTGAGATTTTTGAGATATTGTAGGGTGTTGAAGAGTATTGTGATTTCTGATAGTGTGGTTACACAGGAGAGGCTGAAATTATTCAACTACAGGGTGGAAGTTATCAGTGAAACAGAATACTATTCAAAACGTAGCGGTGACAATGACACCTCCCACTCAACTC
This genomic window contains:
- a CDS encoding invariant surface glycoprotein, putative,(fragment), coding for TLETRAHSNNGYSKLSDADIKKVKEIYEKAKGKVSEQLPKAKEFGEEAGKRHQEVTEAAKRARGWGLDDEGQNSSGLHQLLEWYCGTKEDNANNQKCDGVKVKEHYLGRERNPIDCKGTGSTVPFYLDVTSGTMKEALENWERKKPKSDGEPVNNNWKANYDSAVKKMEELEESHEKGKKTVNDVSGFYNAAYALHSGLSAGKPLSEVLVEAKEASRKGAKFTNPGEAAPETTQRGIGTSTGESGATETTGGSTTISTGTGTTSGTEPEVVGADADFGDLLETSDRSALSSKIKESKVILMAVLIPVAILAIITAVVLVFVRRRRGNAEDVIDEKGEAVSSPDKKGGATSPCYRKE
- a CDS encoding 65 kDa invariant surface glycoprotein, putative — protein: MIRYSLVAVTFAGFLLGVVEASGKTKLNKEGALALCKLTDVADLVATRRADYIKDKTKGFEEELKLWLDRLERWLKTLQDPAHSNDGYSKLSDADTKKVKDIYEKAKGKVSEQLPKAKEFGEEAGKRCQSVTEAAKKARGWGLDDESKNSSGLHQLLEWYCGTKGENANNQKCDGVEIKEHYLGRERNPIDCKGTGYTAVFYLDVSSGTMKQALEEWDKKKPEATDHDRNAWRADYTKTMDELTKLEESYSKGKKTCDDVSGFYNAAHVVHSGLSAGKPLSEVLVEAKEASKRGAKITNPGGAAPEATQRGIGTSTGESGATETTGGSSSSSSTGTGTTSGTESEVGADADFGDLLETSDRSALSSKIKESKVILMAVLIPVAILAIITAVVLVFVRRRRGNAEDVIDEKGEAVSSSDKKGGATSPCYRKE
- a CDS encoding 65 kDa invariant surface glycoprotein, putative; this translates as MIRYSLVAVTFAGLLLRVVETNEEAKLNREGALALCKLTDLAKTVEKRRADKIKNKTEGFAGDIQWWLESLERWLKTLQDPAHSNDGYSKLSDADTKKVKDIYEKAKDKLKEKLPEAEKWSEEAKKHCQAVTEAAKKARGWELNDEGQNSSGLHQVLEWYCGKKGENAQSTSCEGITFKTHYSGTERNTIDCEGVGHKTTLYSDISSGTMKEALDDWEKKKTQGKEPVKNNWRTNYESAIQKLKELEESHHKGKKTHDDVSGFYNAAYAVHSGLSAGKPLSEVLVEAKEASKRGAKITNPGGAAPEATQRGIGTSTGESGATETTGGSSSSSSTGTGTTSGTESEVGADADFGDLLETSDRSALSSKIKESKVILMAVLIPVAILAIITAVVLVFVRRRRGNAEDVIDEKGEAVSSSDKKGGATSPCYRKE